AGTGcaggttgccacagcaacttggactccctgagtgacCTATAACATCAAAGGACCTTTTATGCTGCCCTTTAATCTTTTATCATATACTCTCTTCGtcacttttattttctttttcagttCTTCCCTATATGTTTTGTGTTCAGTTTGACTCTATGGAATTATGAATCTTACACTTATCATAAATTCTCTGTTTCATTTTTAGGAGAAAGTTGGCAGAGTTAGATTGGGAGATAAGATTCAATGGTGTTGCGGTCGATAAGCAATTGCAAACACTTAAAGAAATTGTTAATAATTCTCTTGAAGTTATGCTCCCTTGAGGAATGAAAGCCCCACTGGAAAAGTGGTACACCAcaggctaactaaggaagttaaggatagtactaGATTAAAAGGAGAGGCTGACAATATTACCAAAAAGAGTAGTGAGAACAAGAACGGTTTTAAATATCAGcaaaaggaagaccaagaaactagAAAATGGGAGCAAACTAATCAGAAATACAAAAAACATATTGAAAGAGTTTTTAAAAGTATGTAAAAACGGAGAAATTATCAAAAGTAAACATGGGTCTTTtagaggcaggagaaattataatgggaaatGTAGTGTAAAGAGTTAATGTGAATATGCAAATGGGACAGTTCACAGCATCCTGGCGAAGTGATGTAAGGTCACACGACCATGAAGATTGGGTGCCCCCAATGCAACCTCATGGAAAGGATGAAGTCTCATTCTAGATGCATTTATTCTTTGTTATGTTTTGAGTAAATGTTTGACAAAGCTATTAAGAGCTTTTTGAGGGCATAACTAGGAAGGTAGATaaggatgtagtatatttgggttttcagaaggCGTTCAAGAAGAAATCACATAAGGGTTTTGCTACTCAAGGTTACGGCTCATGGTATTaagagtaatatattagcatggattaagaattcagtaatggacagaaaacggggtaggaataaacaggataattttcaggatggcagagtTTCACTAGTGGAGCAtcacaaagatcagtgcttgggcctcagctatttacaatctatatcaatgattcagGCAAGGGAACCATGTGTAACATGACCACATTTGCTGACGATACATAGCTAGGTGGGAAACTAAGCTGTGAGTAGGACATAAATATGCTGCATTGCGATACAGGCAGGATAAGTGAttgagcaagaacatggcagatggagcataatgtgtgGAAGaataaagttatccactttggtaggaaggtggaaaagcagaatatatttttaagagtgagaggcgagTAATTGTTGGGATTCAGAAGGATTTGGATGTCCTTGTATACAAATCGCAGAAAGTTAACATGTacgtacagcaagcaattagaaaggcaaatgataCATTAGCCCTTTTTGCGAGGGGGTTTGAATATAATAAGgtaatcttgctgcaattatatcaGACTTTGGTGATACTCCAGCTGGAGTGctgcgtacagttttggccttcttacctaaggaaggatatacttgactTAGACGGGATGCAGCAATGTTACTtgattgatccctgggatgagaggtctctcctatgagaagagattgagtcgaGTGGGCCTATAGTCTCTGGAGTTTGGAAGTAATCTCATGGAAATGTCTAAAGTTCTTAGAGGGCCTTGACAGGTAGATATTGAGAGGCTGTTTTCCCTGATTAGAGaatccagaaccagaggtcagaGTCTTAGTATAAGGGCAgggccatttagggctgaaatgaagagaaatttcatCATTCAtccattctttggaattctctagcccacaAGGCTGAGGTTTCTCAGTGAATGAGGATAATCAAGGCTGGACACTGACagaatcaagggatttgggaagaggatgggaaagtggagttgatgtagaagttcacccatgatcttagtgaatgcagcataggcttgaggggccatatgttctaatcctgctcctatttcttacattatcTCTGTAACTTTAGTTTTTTAGGGTTCTTTAGAAAAGGATTCACTTCTTTTCCCCTCATTGAAATGTGTCTAATCTGCTCCTAAAATATCTCCTCCTTCCAATCCTCCCaatgctcactctctgtcttacctgccaatctttgattccaatccaGGGCCAGATCTCCCTTTCAACTCATTGAAATGAGTCCAATTCTGGTTGAGTATTTCCACATGTGATTTTTTACTTGCTCCTTTCCCATACGCTAAACataatcttttttattcattcatgggatgtgggcatcgctggctaggccagcatgtattgcccatccttggttgcccttgagaaggcggtggtgagctgccttcttgaacctctgcaggacatgtggtgtaggtacacccacagtgctattagggagggagttccagaactttgacccagcaacagtgaaggaacggcgatatatttccaagtcaggatgatgagtggcttggatgggaacttccaggtggtggtgttcctattatctgctgcccttgtccttctaggtggtagtggccgtgtgtttggaaggtgctgtcgaaggggccttggtgaattcctgcagtgcatcttatagatgctaCTCcagtgcattggtagtggagggagtgaatgtttgtggatggggtgctaatcaagcgggctactttgtcctagatggtatcaagcttcttgagtgttgtgggagctgtgctcatccaggcaagtggggagtattccatcacactcctgacttgtgccatgtagatgatggacaggctttggggagtcaggaggtgagttacttgtcgcacgattcctaccctctgacctgctcttttagccacagtatttatatggctagtccagttcagtttctggtcaatggtaaccctcagcatgttgacagtgggggattcagtgatggtaatgccattgaacatcaaggggcgatggttggattctctcttgttgaagatggtcattgtctgacacttgtgtggcctgaatgttacttaccacttgtcaacccaaacctggatattgtccaggacttgctgcagttggtcatggactgcttcaatatctgaggagttgtgaatggtgcaatgaacattgtgcaatcatcagtgaacatccctacttctgaccttatgatggaaggaaggtcattgatgaagcaactgttcagctgttttgcccatgtttgaaccaaggtagtaacgaggtcaggagctgagtggccttggcagaacccaaactgggcatcagtaagcaggttattgctaagcaagtgccgcttgataacactgttgatgaccccttccattactttacatatagagtagactgatgggcagtaattggccaggttggatttgacaatattccagcaatagtactgaagatttgtactccagaacttgccgcgctcctagccaagctgttcctgtacaggtacaacactagcatctacccagcaatgtgaaaaatgcccaggtatgtcctgtacacaaaaagcaggacaaaaacAGCCTTGGTTTATACataggcaaaagagctgaactccacaggtgaggtgagagtgactgcccttgacatcaaggcagcatttgaccgagtgtggcatcaagaagccccagcaaaactagagtcaatgggaatcaaggaaaactctctgctgggtggagtcatacctagcacaaaggaagatggttgtggttgttggaggttgatcatctcagctccaggacatcactgcaggagttcctcagggtagtgtcctaggcccgacgatcttcagctgcttcatcaatgatcttccttccatcataaggtcagaaggggatgttggctgatgattgcacaatgttcagcaccattcacaactcctcagatactgaagcagtcctggatgcagcaagacctggacaatatccaggcttaggctgataaatggcaagtaacattcatgccacaaaagtgccagacaatgaccatctccaacaggagagaatgtaaccattgccccatgactttcaatggtattaccatcactgaatcccccactatcaacatcctgggagttaccattgaccagaaactgaactggactagccatataaatactgcgactacaagagcaggtcagaagctaggaatcctgcggtgagtaactcaccacctaactccccaaagcctgtccaccatccacaaggcataagttaggagtgtgatggaatactccccacttgcctgattgagtgcagccccaacactcaagaagcttgacaccatccagaacaaagcagcccacttgattggcaccccatccacaaacattcattccctccaccacttatgcatagcagcagcagtgtgtaccatctacaagatgcactgcaggaactcaccaagcctccttcgacagcacctttcaaacccatgaccactaccatctagaaggacaagggcagcagctacatgggaacaccaccacctgcaagttccccttcaagtcactcaccatcctgacttggaaatatatcactgttttcacacagcaagtggttaaggtctggaatgcgcttcctgagagtgtggtggaagcaggttcacgCGAGGCTTTCAAGacggaattggattattatctgaaaaggaagaatgtgcagggttgtggggagaaggtggagtgacggcactaggtgaattgctcatttggagaactggtgcagacatgatgggccaaatggcctccttctgcgctataacaattctgtgattctgtgatctctcGGTCTACCTTGTATTTACCTTTCTGCTTAGGACTCAAAGCAATCTCTtgaatttataaagtgcctttaatgtagggaAATTCACAGGAATGTGAGCAAGCgatatttgacattgagccaaacGTTAGCTCAGGTCAaagaggagcatcttaaagaggaGAGCGAATTAGAGAGGTGAGGAGTTtatgaagggaattccaaagtttagggACTAGGCAGGTGAAGGCTCAGAACACCAGGTACATTTAATTACAAAGATATCAGGAGAACAGATTTCAGGAATTTCAAGCCAACTCCAAATGAACACAAGTCAACAACACAAACGCACCTCACATTTGAATCTTAAAAAGACCAAAACTATACCTTACCTTCTCCAAACCCATGTCATTCAACCACAAATGTTGGAGAGACCCTGCTACTGGAAGGAAGGCAGCATTGCCTATCTGTTTAATGGGATTGTTGGATAATTTCAGTTCATCCAAAATAGGCATCCCCATTAGAGCAACGGTGGGAACTGCCGTCAGTTTATTTTCGTCCAAGAACAGCTTCTGGAGTTCCCCGATGGACTGTAGAGCAGTTGGGGAAATGTAGGTGATGTTGCTGCCTGTCAGGTAGAGCCATCGTATCTTCTCAGCTCCTTCCATGTTTTCGTCGGTCAGTCGAGGAATGGGATTGTATTCTAAGTGAAGAGCAAAGAGGTTGGGCAGTAGCTTGAATGCTCCCTTGGGTATGACTGATAACTTGTTGTAGTCTAAGTAAAGGTAAGTCAGGTCAGGTAGCCCCTCAAAGATTGCTGGCTGTAGACTCGATATCTCATTGCCAGACAGATACAGGTAAATTAGTTTCTTTAAGCCACGGAAGGCACCAGCATGGATGTCATGAATTTGGCAGTTCTGCATGTGAAGCGAAACAAGGTTTTTCAAATCTGAGAATGAGCCTTTAGGCACTAAGTAGAAATCGTTGTAGCGCATGTCAAGAAGCCGGGCATCTATGGGGAAACCCTTTGGGATCTTGCGTAGACCTTTGCCCTCACAGCTGGAATGCTGTAAGTCATGTTTGCAGTCACAATGCTCTGGGCATGGAAGATTTTCTTGATTATTTGTTTCTGGCTTGCTCTCCAATTTGAGCTCCTCCTCTTCTTCATAGTCTAAAGGGCGGCTTTCACATTTCAGGTCAATTAGCCGCAGGGAATCCAACCGTTCACCTCGAAATACACTTGGTGCACTGCAGAACACCTCTGCCTTAGGCTTGGTGGAGTTGGTCATCCATTCATGGAAAGGCCTCATCAAGCAGTTGCACTGGATTGGGTTCCCTGTCAGATTGATCATTCTCAAGGCCTCAACTCCCTCCAGGGGCTGCATGGCCTGCAGTTGATTGTAACGGAAATCAATAACGGCTAGCTTAGGGCTGTGGACAAAAGCTGCATGAGACACCTCCTGAAGGGCCATGTTGCCCAAAGTCAGATGCTTCAGTGACTGCATCCGGACGGACTCTTCTCCAAGATACGTCATGGGATTCTGGCCAAGATCCAGTCTGGCCACATTTTTGAGCCTGGATAAGGCTTCTGATGGCATGTATTGAAGCTCATTGTCATCCAGACTCAGTCTCTTCAGCGTCCAGAGTCCAGCAAAGGCCTCGTCTGCAATGTTGTTGACCATGTTATTAGATAAGCGTAGGTGTTTAATTTGCTGGAGACCCTGGA
The Carcharodon carcharias isolate sCarCar2 chromosome 31, sCarCar2.pri, whole genome shotgun sequence DNA segment above includes these coding regions:
- the chadlb gene encoding chondroadherin-like b, whose product is MYLQCSCHWLLGAVLTTLVAGTVACPSYCICDNFQRVVTCIRKQLTEVPTTIPEATKKLDIKGNNINIIPNGAFLPIPYLTHLNLQKCKVQHLAEGAFRGLGQLIYLNLGFNSIEFIYQETFDGLMSLQQLIIDNNRIEEIRPGAFGQLGFLNFLNLGGNLLVYLPPLVFQGLQQIKHLRLSNNMVNNIADEAFAGLWTLKRLSLDDNELQYMPSEALSRLKNVARLDLGQNPMTYLGEESVRMQSLKHLTLGNMALQEVSHAAFVHSPKLAVIDFRYNQLQAMQPLEGVEALRMINLTGNPIQCNCLMRPFHEWMTNSTKPKAEVFCSAPSVFRGERLDSLRLIDLKCESRPLDYEEEEELKLESKPETNNQENLPCPEHCDCKHDLQHSSCEGKGLRKIPKGFPIDARLLDMRYNDFYLVPKGSFSDLKNLVSLHMQNCQIHDIHAGAFRGLKKLIYLYLSGNEISSLQPAIFEGLPDLTYLYLDYNKLSVIPKGAFKLLPNLFALHLEYNPIPRLTDENMEGAEKIRWLYLTGSNITYISPTALQSIGELQKLFLDENKLTAVPTVALMGMPILDELKLSNNPIKQIGNAAFLPVAGSLQHLWLNDMGLEKIFDGAFDGLDTGLESLHLENNKLSYIPSLKKFTNLHAIDLSNNPWNCDCPLLHLRRWIENTNLKVTAICDLPTNATGLNVQDAPFKDCKGNLPEKSKSASSKAGLKKRKSKKAKQHRTEKKDTKNKAQ